One Nerophis ophidion isolate RoL-2023_Sa linkage group LG23, RoL_Noph_v1.0, whole genome shotgun sequence genomic window carries:
- the hmgxb4a gene encoding HMG domain-containing protein 4a isoform X3: MTSERMAFEEFKTKGELDVGMDEERGLVAGRSQREKRRSYKDLLREEEEIAAQVRKSSKKRPKDSELFMMSGDSHKKKKKYSDDYYYRDHDGSGRPLHKKKHKSVDRSPTLSSSSSSHPADTAMGLLQAITSPLATGSDPNPHLHKKPSYPSFSSHSSKDRKREGGSSGSKSSHSFSHSRPLPSSLSSSKKHSSSSSKSSLFHGGAPKEEPLTLREADGLKMKLIMSPKKEEEDTIPVSPHLSKVKKEKDPDRMRSKSPKKKQQHSRDPLPVVGKEVEVEGHYGGALGDDSSSSGGELEAGELIIDDSYTHLSKKKKKSKKSKKKKDKEKDRDKDKSGKDKKHSKGFGDSSRSHSSIHPTICHSAVGPMYTKGAPVPHPHIQGSDGTTEKKKKKEEKDREKNEKDKDKPKKKSASAYQVFCKEYRVNITAEQPGLVFGELSKKLAEVWKRMPEKDKLFWRQKAQYLQHKQNKAEATTVKHKSSSKSKGLDTGQYLTLLTDL; the protein is encoded by the exons ATGACATCTGAGAGAATGGCTTTTGAAGAATTTAAAACTAAAGGAGAACTGG ATGTTGGGATGGATGAAGAGAGGGGTCTGGTAGCCGGCCGTAGCCAGAGAGAGAAAAGGAGGTCGTACAAAGATCTTTTACGAGAAGAAGAGGAAATTGCAGCTCAGGTCCGCAAGTCTTCCAAAAAACGCCCAAAG GATTCAGAGCTATTCATGATGTCAGGAGACTcacacaaaaagaagaagaaatataGTGACGATTACTACTACAGAG ACCATGATGGCTCGGGACGTCCCCTCCACAAAAAGAAGCATAAATCTGTAGACCGCTCTCCGACTCTATCTTCCTCCTCGTCGTCCCACCCGGCAGATACAGCTATGGGCCTTTTGCAAGCGATCACCTCTCCACTGGCCACAGGATCAGACCCCAATCCCCACTTACACAAAAAACCTTCCTATCCATCCTTCTCCTCACACTCTTCAAAAGACCGCAAGCGGGAGGGCGGCAGCAGCGGTAGTAAAAGTAGCCACTCCTTTTCTCACTCCCGCCCTTTGCCTTCATCGCTATCTTCCTCCAAGAAGCACTCCTCATCATCCTCAAAGTCATCCTTATTCCATGGGGGAGCTCCCAAAGAGGAGCCGTTAACGTTACGGGAGGCTGACGGACTGAAAATGAAACTGATCATGTCGCCAAAGAAAGAGGAAGAAGACACTATCCCGGTATCACCACACTTGTCCAAAGTGAAGAAGGAGAAGGATCCCGATCGGATGCGGTCAAAGTCACCCAAAAAGAAGCAACAACACAGTCGAGATCCTCTGCCGGTAGTGGGGAAAGAGGTGGAAGTGGAAG GTCATTATGGAGGGGCCCTGGGAGACGATAGCTCTTCGTCGGGAGGCGAGCTGGAGGCGGGCGAACTCATTATAGACGACTCATACACGCACTTgtcaaagaaaaagaagaagagcaAGAAGAGCAAAAAGAAAAAGGACAAAGAGAAAGACCGAGACAAGGACAAGAGTGGGAAGGACAAGAAACACAGCAAAGGTTTTGGAG ACTCATCAAGAAGCCACAGCAGCATCCATCCCACCATCTGTCATAGCGCTGTTGGTCCGATGTACACAAAAGGTGCACCCGTCCCTCACCCCCACATTCAAGGCAGCGATGGAACaacagagaagaagaagaagaaagaggagaaagatagagagaaaaatgAGAAGGACAAAGATAAG CCCAAGAAGAAGAGCGCATCAGCCTATCAGGTGTTTTGCAAGGAGTATCGGGTTAACATAACTGCTGAACAGCCGGGACTAG TTTTTGGTGAACTAAGCAAAAAGTTGGCAGAGGTATGGAAGAGGATGCCGGAGAAAGACAAGCTG TTTTGGAGGCAGAAAGCGCAGTATCTGCAGCACAAACAGAACAAGGCTGAGGCTACCACAGTTAAACACAAGAGCTCCAGCAAAAGCAAAG GGTTGGACACCGGCcaatatttgactttattaactgATCTGTGA